From Caulobacter segnis, a single genomic window includes:
- a CDS encoding SNF2-related protein, with amino-acid sequence MRTYGNLALVADQWVINDLEPHVAIKLKALFPGVPKANKVVTFPATPLIAADLGWFCERYPLRASNDDLNALDTARTAFAGLRAEADRIRATDYTPPLLTGLREGQALREHQARNIELLGLFGGLLVGDEVGKGKTYTAAGAMLLPGALPAAVVVLPSLKRQWQNKIQQFTHLTCHLVEGGSPYELPPADVRIFSYMTLAGWADMFGSLGHGLVVWDEIHELRAGLDTEKGKASMRLGEAGRYRLGLTATPIFNYGTEIWNIMRFLRPEVLGERGDFLREFAPHGSVDGKALGAFLRDQNAFVRERKDDPQPVKVVQVLEGYDEGELEAVEGIARALAHTAATGAFRERGEATRELDLRVRHATGVAKARAVARVARILVEGGAPILLFGWHREVYDIWLEELADLAPAMFTGSETPRQKAAAQARFLNGETDILIMSLRSGAGLDGLQARCSTVVFGELDWSPGQHHQCVGRVDREGQPHWERGEGVLAIYLVVEDGSDPPMLDVLGLKASEAHAVVDPDLGVQAANTDETRLRGLVQRYLDRTGAGEAGQCHEA; translated from the coding sequence ATGAGGACCTACGGCAACCTCGCCTTGGTCGCGGACCAGTGGGTGATCAACGACCTGGAGCCGCACGTCGCGATCAAGCTCAAGGCGCTGTTCCCCGGCGTGCCCAAGGCGAACAAGGTGGTGACCTTTCCGGCCACGCCCTTGATCGCGGCCGATCTGGGCTGGTTCTGCGAGCGATATCCGCTGCGCGCCAGCAATGACGACCTCAACGCTCTGGACACGGCGCGAACGGCGTTCGCGGGTCTGCGCGCCGAGGCCGACAGGATCCGCGCGACCGACTACACGCCGCCGCTCTTGACCGGTCTGCGCGAGGGTCAGGCGCTGCGCGAGCACCAGGCGCGCAACATCGAGCTTTTGGGGCTGTTCGGCGGTCTGCTGGTCGGCGACGAGGTCGGCAAGGGCAAGACCTACACAGCCGCCGGGGCCATGCTGCTGCCCGGCGCCCTGCCAGCGGCCGTCGTCGTCCTGCCCAGCCTGAAGCGGCAATGGCAGAACAAGATCCAGCAGTTCACGCACCTGACCTGTCACCTGGTCGAAGGCGGATCGCCGTACGAGCTGCCGCCCGCCGACGTGCGGATCTTCAGCTACATGACCCTGGCCGGGTGGGCGGACATGTTCGGCTCGCTCGGGCACGGGCTCGTCGTCTGGGACGAGATCCACGAGTTGCGCGCGGGCCTGGACACCGAGAAGGGCAAGGCGTCGATGCGCCTGGGTGAGGCTGGGCGCTATCGCCTTGGCCTGACCGCCACGCCGATCTTCAATTATGGGACCGAGATCTGGAACATTATGCGGTTCCTGCGTCCCGAGGTCCTGGGCGAGCGCGGCGACTTCCTACGCGAGTTCGCGCCGCACGGATCGGTCGACGGCAAGGCACTCGGCGCGTTCCTGCGCGATCAGAACGCCTTCGTGCGCGAGCGCAAGGATGATCCCCAGCCGGTCAAGGTCGTGCAGGTCCTGGAGGGCTACGACGAGGGCGAGCTGGAGGCCGTGGAGGGCATCGCCCGGGCGCTGGCGCACACGGCCGCCACCGGGGCTTTCCGCGAGCGTGGCGAGGCTACCCGCGAACTGGACCTTCGGGTCCGCCACGCGACCGGTGTGGCCAAGGCCCGGGCCGTGGCGCGGGTGGCGCGGATCCTGGTCGAAGGGGGGGCTCCGATCCTCCTCTTCGGCTGGCATCGCGAGGTCTACGACATCTGGCTGGAGGAGTTGGCCGACCTCGCGCCGGCCATGTTCACCGGCTCGGAGACGCCGCGTCAGAAGGCCGCCGCCCAGGCGCGGTTCCTGAATGGCGAGACGGACATCCTGATCATGTCCCTGCGCTCCGGCGCGGGCTTGGATGGGCTGCAGGCACGGTGCTCGACCGTGGTGTTCGGCGAGCTGGATTGGTCGCCGGGGCAGCATCACCAGTGCGTCGGTCGGGTCGATCGCGAGGGCCAGCCGCATTGGGAGCGTGGCGAGGGTGTGTTGGCGATCTATCTGGTCGTCGAGGACGGCTCCGACCCGCCGATGCTCGATGTCCTCGGCCTGAAGGCCAGCGAGGCGCACGCGGTCGTGGATCCCGATCTGGGCGTCCAGGCCGCCAATACCGACGAAACCAGGCTGCGCGGGTTGGTGCAGCGATATCTCGACAGGACGGGGGCCGGCGAGGCCGGGCAGTGCCATGAAGCGTGA
- a CDS encoding DUF1376 domain-containing protein codes for MKRENFYRRDPSKALAGMVGLSLEERAVYNTIIDLLYSTWLPLEDDRAFIANWCGCAVQKLNPIIKRLIEKERLITFTEGARTYLSDAAFEVERRAVKGPSKTRSGRAQVGEKSGEVGEKSGEVEQKSDGVGENLPLLDHEIEEIQDVGALEKRREEENRSSEAKASSQGAEVGANVVREVVEAIWDVWPKDGRKTSSRHLLALAVAALLADGVTAARLIAAAFAYAADKPAWGVRGRPKSCHGFYDEGRWENFGATADAAGLPGGVADLFGFDGPAQVRAAVVAAGGDDYARSYLDPATWRAADATILTSTKLAAEVLKKIFEKLERAGVRDVIWKGAA; via the coding sequence ATGAAGCGTGAGAACTTCTATCGCCGCGATCCCAGCAAGGCCCTGGCCGGCATGGTCGGCCTGAGCCTGGAGGAGCGGGCGGTCTACAACACCATCATCGACCTGCTCTACAGCACCTGGCTCCCCCTGGAGGACGACCGCGCCTTCATCGCCAATTGGTGCGGATGCGCGGTGCAGAAGCTGAACCCGATCATCAAGCGCCTGATCGAAAAGGAGCGGCTGATCACCTTCACCGAGGGCGCGCGCACCTACCTTTCGGACGCGGCCTTCGAGGTCGAACGGCGGGCCGTAAAAGGGCCGTCCAAGACCCGTTCGGGGCGGGCTCAGGTCGGGGAGAAGTCGGGAGAAGTCGGGGAGAAGTCGGGAGAAGTCGAACAGAAGTCGGATGGTGTCGGGGAAAACCTGCCACTTCTCGACCACGAAATAGAGGAAATTCAGGACGTTGGAGCGCTAGAGAAGAGAAGAGAAGAAGAGAATAGAAGTTCGGAAGCTAAAGCTTCCTCACAAGGCGCGGAGGTGGGCGCGAACGTCGTTCGTGAGGTCGTCGAGGCGATCTGGGACGTCTGGCCCAAGGACGGCCGGAAGACCTCCAGCCGACACCTGCTGGCGCTCGCCGTCGCCGCGCTGCTGGCCGATGGCGTCACGGCGGCCCGGCTGATCGCGGCGGCCTTCGCCTATGCCGCCGACAAACCGGCCTGGGGCGTCCGAGGTCGGCCCAAGTCCTGCCACGGGTTCTACGACGAGGGTCGCTGGGAAAACTTCGGCGCGACGGCCGATGCCGCAGGTCTCCCCGGCGGCGTGGCGGACCTGTTCGGGTTCGATGGGCCGGCGCAGGTGCGGGCTGCCGTCGTGGCGGCCGGCGGCGATGACTACGCCAGGTCCTACCTCGACCCGGCGACCTGGCGCGCGGCGGACGCGACGATCCTGACCAGCACCAAGCTGGCGGCCGAGGTGCTGAAGAAAATCTTCGAAAAGTTGGAGCGGGCGGGTGTCCGCGACGTGATCTGGAAAGGGGCGGCCTGA
- the nusG gene encoding transcription termination/antitermination protein NusG gives MEANLNLRWYVVVSKPFAEKTALYWLNDMFREVEGYKSYLPYAVTERPARKGKVNTDPLVRPLFARHLFVRLDLDVERWKRIFNTQGVSTMLMFGERPLPVRDAVIDQIREREDSALAERLPKNGPQGKNPVIAVEPEPTVSAEEIAALKPGDALKVNHLGAEWNAVFHEPVDTKRVSVVLKLLGRDVDVEVTHAQIVLREGAAAI, from the coding sequence ATGGAAGCGAATTTGAACCTGCGCTGGTACGTGGTGGTCAGCAAACCCTTCGCGGAAAAGACGGCGCTCTACTGGCTGAACGACATGTTTCGCGAGGTCGAGGGCTATAAGAGCTACCTGCCGTACGCGGTGACTGAGCGCCCGGCGCGAAAGGGCAAGGTCAACACGGACCCTCTGGTTCGCCCGCTGTTCGCCCGCCACCTGTTCGTGCGACTGGACCTCGACGTCGAGCGCTGGAAGCGGATCTTCAACACCCAGGGCGTTTCAACGATGCTGATGTTCGGCGAGCGCCCGCTTCCGGTCCGCGACGCGGTTATTGACCAGATCCGCGAGCGCGAGGACAGCGCCTTGGCCGAGCGGCTGCCGAAGAATGGCCCGCAAGGGAAGAACCCGGTAATCGCCGTTGAGCCCGAGCCGACGGTGTCCGCCGAGGAGATCGCGGCGCTCAAACCGGGCGACGCGCTCAAGGTCAATCACCTCGGTGCGGAGTGGAATGCGGTGTTCCATGAGCCTGTTGACACGAAGCGCGTGTCAGTCGTACTCAAGCTCCTAGGCCGGGACGTGGACGTCGAGGTCACCCATGCTCAGATCGTTCTGAGGGAGGGTGCGGCAGCCATCTAA